From the genome of Latilactobacillus curvatus JCM 1096 = DSM 20019:
TTAGCTTTTTCAATTGTTTTCACACGTTTCATAGCAGATTTAATTTGTGGCATGTTGTTCACCTCCGATGGGTTTCACTATCTTTATAAAAAAGATTTTTAATTTCAACAGTCGTTATTATACCAAAATAGTGAGAGTGATTGCAATAAAAACTTGTAAAGTATTTCAACTTGACTGCTTAAATAGTTTGAAACTGTGCCTTGCTTTTGACGCTAATATTTAGTAAACTTGAAAAGTGCTTATTGCACAGGCCTACTACTCTGTTTAGCGACGTTCACCCGACGCTTTACGTTGTTCTAGGCTATTATACCAGAAGGGTGGAAATTAGCATGGCTATTTCACAAGAAAAAAAGAACGAAATCATTAACCAATTTGCTCGTCACGAAGGCGACACAGGTTCAGCAGAAGTACAAATCGCTGTATTGACTGCAGAAATCAACTCATTAAACGAACATTTATCTGTTCACAAGAAAGATCACCATTCATATGTTGGTCAAATGAAGAAGATCGGTCACCGTCGTAACTTATTACGTTACCTACGTGAAAGCGATGTTCAACGTTACCGTGAATTAATCAAGAGCCTTGGCTTACGTCGTTAATTCATTTTCAAAAAGCGGGTCCGTTATGCGGACCCGCTTTTTTTGTGCTCAAAAGGCTTTTAGTAATCAAAAGCTGTTAGTTTGTTTAAATTGTGATAAAATATGAGTTAGACTTTAAGGCGGATGAGTTTTAAACGAATGAACGACTAAAACAAACAAAATAGTTTGGGGAATAAATTCCTCAAGTGCTAGAGGTGAAAGAATGAGTAACATTAAGATTATGCCACTTGGCGGTGTTCGTGAAAACGGTAAGAATTTGAACATTGTTGAAGTGGACGACGAAATTTATGTATTAGATTGTGGGTTGAAATATCCAGAAACTGAATTATTGGGGATCGATATCGTTATTCCTGATATGACCTATTTAGAAGAAAATGCAGACCGTGTTGCTGGGATTTTCCTAACACATGGTCATGCTGATGCGATTGGAGCGCTTCCTTATTTCTTAAAGGAACATGATGTACCAGTCTTTGGGTCTGAATTAACGATTGCTTTAGCTAAAATTACGGTTAGCAGCGAACCAAAATTACGTAAGTTCCAAAACTTCCACGTCATCGATGCGAATACAGCAATCGATTTTGAACGCGCAACCGTTTCATTCTTCAAGACAACGCATACAATTCCAGGTTCATTAGGGATTGTCGTTAAGACGGATGAAGGACAAGTCGTTTATACTGGGGACTTTAAGTTTGATCAATCAGCAATGCCAATGTATCAAACGGATTATGCACGCTTAGCTGAAATTGGCAAACAAGGTGTTTTAGCACTCTTGAGTGATTCTGCTAATGCGGAATCACCATTTGCAACGGCTAACGAACGCGATATTGCTGAATCCATCTTAGAAACGTTCAAGTATCAAACGGGTCGGATCATTGTGGCTTCAGTGGCTTCAAATATTATGCGGATTCAACAAGTCATTGATGCGGCTTATAAAACAGGCCGTAAAGTGGTTTTAACGGGTCGTGATTTAGAAAAAATCGTCCGGACAGCAATGAAATTATCGATGATTATTTTGCCAGATGACGATATCTTGGTCCAACCTAAAGATTTAAGCACACTTGCACCAGAACAAACAGTGATCTTAGAAACAGGTCGGATGGGCGAACCAATCAAGGCGCTTCAAAAGATGGCAACTAGTCATCATCGTTTAATTCACATCGAAGAAGGCGACTTGGTTTATTTAACGACATCTCCTTCACACGCGATGGAAACGATTTTAGCGAAGACCAAAGATATGATTTATCGTGCGGGTGGCGAAGTTAAGGCGGTTGGCGATGATTTACATGCTTCAGGCCATGCCAATAAGAATGACTTGCAATTAATGTTGAATTTAATGCAACCAAAATTCTTAATGCCTGTTCAAGGCGAATACCGGCAACTAGCAGCACACGCTGATATTGCTCATGAAACAGGAATGGATTACAAAGATATTTTCATCGTTGGTAAAGGCGATATTGTCGCTTACGAAAAAGGGAAGATGCATGTTGGCGGACAAGTTGACGCAACTGACGTCATGATTGACGGTAGCGGTGTCGGCGATATCGGGAATATCGTTTTACGCGATCGGAAATTATTATCAGAAGACGGGATTTTTATCGCTGTTGTTACGATTGACCGCAAGAATAAGAAGATTATCGCGGAACCGAAAGTCACCGCACGTGGTTTTGTTTACGTGAAGACTAGCAAAGATTTAATGGCTGAGAGTGCCGAAATTATCAAAAATGCGGTGCAAAATAATCTGGACAACAAAGAATTTGACTGGAGTCATTTGAAACAAGATGTCCGGGAAAACTTAAGTCATTACTTGTATGAACAAACGAAACGTCGGCCAGTGATTCTACCAGTGATTATGGAAATTAATCAAAATCATCGTCGTCAAAGAAAAGATAATAAACCAAAGGCTGAAAAAGCCGCTGAATAACATTTAGAAACAATAGCGTCTGGATCAGGTCAGTTGATTCTAGGCGCTATTGTTTTATTAATTGTCAAAAGGAAGTGATTGAATGGGTGACATTACGCAATTTCCAGATCAGTATGATCGGCTGATACGGATGGGGAAAGTAGCGTTAAATCAACAAAATTGGCAGCAAGCATGCGACCATTTTGAAGCTGCGTATCAACTAGAACAGACGTTGTCGGCGAATTTATTGTGGTCCAGTGCGCTGATTGAAGCTGGTGATCCGCAAACAGCATTGACAATCGTCGAAGAACAACAAGCGGACTACTTACAACAAACAGATTTAGTGCGGTTTTATCTTGCATTATTACTGAATAACCACCGTTTTATTACGGCAAATCAAGTGTGGGAGGCATTACGCCATGCGACGATTGCCCCGCAAGTCATTAAGACGCTTAGAATGATGATTACGGCTGCGGAATTAGAATACCAAGCGAATCACCAAGCAGCGATTCAAAAGCAAGCAGAGGGCCTCTATAACCTCACTGCGCACCCATTAGCTGAACAGCTAGCAATGTTGACGCAGGCTGAACAATTACCACGTAATGTTTATGTCACCAGTATTGCGCCCATTTTAACGAATCCTTACAGTCATGCTTTCGTGAAGACGACTGTCATTGAAACGCTCGTCCAGCTGAATATTGAACAATTAGTCACGATGCAATGGTTTGAACAGACAAAAACTTTTGTACCTGCCGATATCCAACTGATGGAGGAGAGCCCGACGTTTAATGCGGTGTTAGCGGCGTTAAATGAGCAGTTAGCCACTGAAGATCCGACTTTGTTAGCACAAGTGATGGCGGATGTTGAGATGGGATTTGCATATTTATATCCTTTTGAAGCTGAAATCATGTATAATCCTACGGAGTGGGCGCAAGCATGGCTCAAACAGTTACTGGGTCCGGATTATACCGCGTCAGTGGTTATTTCAGAAAAGATACAGGACTGGGTGAAAAAGTTGCAAGAAATGACAGGGAAACTTGATTTTTAGAGTAGAAAACACCTAAATATCGTTTCAAAACTGACTTTTTTTGAGCATTAAGTGTTTACAAACGCGCTCATAGCAGATATAATCATTTTTGAATTCTTCAAGTGTAAAAAAACACTTTGATTTTAGCGCTTGAAGTATTATAATATTATGTAAAGGATTATCAGTTTAGTAAATCTAAACACTGATTTTTTCTTGCGAAAAATACAGGAGGTTCGTTTTAATGGCAGAAAAAGCACATTACGAAAGAACAAAACCCCACGTTAACATCGGTACTATCGGACATGTTGATCATGGGAAAACAACTTTAACAGCAGCAATCACAAAGATGTTGGCAGACAAAGGCTTGGCTGAAGCTCAAGACTATGCAAACATCGATGCTGCTCCAGAAGAAAGAGAACGTGGTATCACTATCAATACAGCCCACGTTGAATACGAAACAGAAAACCGTCATTATGCACATATTGACGCCCCAGGACATGCTGATTACGTTAAGAACATGATCACTGGTGCTGCTCAAATGGACGGTGCTATCTTAGTTGTTGCCGCAACTGATGGCCCTATGCCACAAACACGTGAACATATCTTACTTGCTCACCAAGTTGGTGTTGACTACATCATCGTCTTCTTAAACAAGACTGATTTAGTTGATGATGACGAATTAACGGACTTAGTTGAAATGGAAGTTCGTGAATTATTATCAGAATACGATTTCCCTGGTGACGATATTCCAGTTATCCGCGGTTCAGCACTTGGTGCATTGAACGGCAATGCTGACGACGTTAAAGCTGTTGAAGAATTAATGGCTACTGTTGACGAATATATCCCAACTCCAGAACGTGACACAGACAAACCATTCTTGATGCCTGTTGAAGACGTATTTACGATCACTGGTCGTGGTACTGTTGCTTCAGGTCGTATCGATCGTGGCCAAGTTACTGTCGGTGACGAAGTTGAAATCGTTGGTTTGAAAGACGAAGTTGCTAAGACAACTGTTACTGGTTTGGAAATGTTCCGTAAGACATTGGATCAAGGTCAAGCCGGCGATAACGTTGGTGCTTTATTACGTGGTATCGACCGCGATAGCATCGAACGTGGCCAAGTTTTAGCTAAACCAGGTTCAATCCAAACTCACAAGAACTTCAAGGGTGAAGTTTATATCTTGAGCAAGGATGAAGGTGGTCGTCATACACCATTCTTCTCAAACTATCGTCCTCAATTCTTCTTCCATACAACTGATGTTACAGGTGTTATCGAATTACCAGAAGGTGTAGAAATGGTTATGCCTGGTGATAACGTAACATTTACTGTTGAATTAATCTCACCAGTTGCTATTGAAAAAGGTCTTAAGTTCACTGTTCGTGAAGGTGGCCGTACTGTTGGTGCCGGTGTCGTTAGTGAAATTATCGACTAATATTCAACCTAGTTGAATCGAAAAACTCGTAGTGTAAAAACTGCGAGTTTTTTTGTGCATTAAATTCGATAAAAGTTGGCCTGAAACGACTAAAATATCGGATTTTATCGCTTTTTAGACCAATAAATATTTACAATTTAGGTTAAATAGTTTATGCTGATTAAGTATGCAATTGATAGATTGTGAATATAACTGTCGGAGGGAAATTATGTCAGCAAAATGGGAAAAAAAGGGCACCAATGATGGTGAACTAACCTTTGAAATTGATTTAAGTAAAATTAGTGAAGGTTTGGACGTTGCGTTCAAACGTGTACGTAAAAATATCAACACACCAGGTTTCCGTAAAGGTAAAATGCCTCGCCAAATCTTTAACAAGATGTATGGTGAAGAAGCCCTTTATGAAGATGCTTTAAATGCAATCTTACCAGAAGCTTATGATGCTGCTGTTAAAGAAGCTGCTATTCAACCAGTTGATCAACCACAAATTAATGTTGAAAAAATGGAAAAAGGCGAACCTTGGGTGATTACTGCTCAAGTCACCGTTAAACCAGAAGTAACTTTAGGCGACTATAAAGGCTTAGAAGTACCAAAACAAAGCCGTCGCATTACAATCAAAGACGTTGATCAAGAAATTGAAAACCGTCGCGAACGTCAAGCTGAATTGGTATTAAAAGAAGACGCAGCTGCTGAAAAGGGTGATACTGTTGTCATCGATTATGCTGGTTCTGTAGATGGCGTACCTTTTGATGGTGGTCAAGCAGACAACTATTCATTAGAACTTGGCTCAAATTCATTCATTCCAGGTTTCGAAGATCAATTAGTCGGTCACAAAGCAGACGACAACGTTGATGTTAAAGTAACCTTCCCTGAAGATTACCAAGCAGAAGAATTAGCTGGTAAAGAAGCCATCTTCAAGGTAACAATCCATGAAGTGAAAGCTAAGGAATTACCTGAATTAGATGACGAATTTGCTAAAGATATCGACGAAAGTGTTGATACATTAGACGAATTAAAAGAAAAAATTCGTGAAGAATTAAAACAACAAAAAAATGATGCTGCAGATGCTGCTATCCAAGATACAGCCGTTGCTAAAGCAACTGAAAATGCAACAATCGCTGAATTACCTCAAGCAATGATTGACGAAGAAATCAACAGTCAATTACAACAATACTTAGGTAACATGCAACAACAAGGTATCAACCCGGAAATGTACTATCAAATCACTGGTACAACTGAAGATGATTTGAAGAAACAATTCGCTGGTGATGCTGACAAACGCGTTAAGACAAGTCTTGTACTTGAAGCCGTTGTGGAAGCTGAAAACATCGAAGCAACAGACGAAGAAGTTGCTGCAGAACTTAAGAGTTTAGCTGAACAATACAATATGGAAGAAGCTGCTGTTCGTAGCGTCTTATCAGATGACATGTTAAAACATGATATCGGTGTTAAGAAAGCAATCGAAATCATTGCTGATTCAGCTGTAGAAGTGAAAGACGCTAAATAAGGTCGTCTGATCAATCCAAGCTTTAAATGATGCTAAAAAGCGGGTTCAAGGTGTTTACTTTGGACCCGCTTTTGTGTCATTGACGGTGTGCGAGTAACTTTACTTTATTCTAGACCATAGTTATGCTATAGTCTGAATTACGTTGTAGGGGTGTATTTTAACGACTCACAGCGGTAAGCGTATATCGAGAAAGGGGAGAATCCCAGTATGCTAGATGATACAGAAACAACTAACGGACCCGTAACGTGTTCGTTTTGTGGGAAGTCGCAAGATCAAGTGAAAAAGATCGTGGCTGGCCCTGGTGTTTATATCTGTAACGAATGTATCGACCTTTGCAAAGAGATTATTGATGAAGAGTTTAAAGATGAGGCCTTCAGTGATTTACTAGAAGTGCCAAAGCCAAAAGAAATTTTAGCCATTTTAAATGATTATGTGATTGGTCAAACAGAAGCGAAAAAAGCTTTATCTGTCGCAGTCTACAACCATTACAAGCGGGTCAACCAAATGTCAGTGGCCGAAGAAGGCGATACTGAATTACAAAAGAGTAATATTGCGTTAATTGGACCAACTGGTTCCGGGAAGACATTCCTTGCGCAAACCTTAGCGCGGATTTTAAATGTGCCATTTGCGATTGCAGATGCCACGACTTTAACTGAAGCGGGTTACGTGGGTGAAGATGTCGAAAATATCCTCTTGAAGCTGTTGCAAAATGCAGACTTCGATGTTGATCGTGCTGAACGCGGGATCATTTACATCGATGAAATCGACAAGATTGCCAAGAAGAGTGAAAACGTCTCGATCACGCGTGATGTTTCTGGTGAAGGGGTCCAACAAGCCCTCTTGAAGATTCTTGAAGGAACGATTGCTAGTGTGCCACCTCAAGGCGGTCGCAAGCATCCACAACAAGAGTTAATCCAAATTGATACGACCAATATTTTATTCATCATTGGTGGCGCCTTTGACGGCATCGAAACGATTGTTAAAAACCGCTTAGGTGAAAAGACAATTGGTTTTGGAAGCAAGAATGGTCAAACTACCAATGAAGATCAAAGCTTAATGCAACAAATTGTAACGGAAGATTTAATGAAATTTGGGATTATTCCTGAATTCATTGGTCGGATTCCGATTACCGCTGCATTGGAAAAACTGACTGAAGATGATTTGGTGCATATTTTAACTGAACCTAAGAACGCGCTCGTTAAGCAATACAGCAAGTTGATGGCCTTGGATAATGTTGAATTAGAATTTACACCAGAAGCACTCCATGCGATTGCACATCTAGCGATTGAACGAAACACGGGGGCCCGTGGTTTACGTTCGATCATTGAAGAAGTCATGATGGATATGATGTTTGATATTCCAAGTCGTGAAGACGTGGCTAAAGTTGTTGTAACGAAAGAAGCGGTGGATGGCACAGCCAACCCACAACTCTTTTTAGCTGACGGACAAGAAGCGTCATAAAAATTAAAAGACTGCCGGGACAAATTAGATTTTGTCGCGGCAGTTTTTTTGCGTTAAGGGACTTTTGAAACGGTACAATGACGCGATTTAACGGGGTTAAGAAGATGTGTTAACCATGAAACTAGAGAGATGTCAACGGCGCAATAATTATTTATTTATGCTAAACTAACATTCGAAGGAAATAATCGGAGGTTATTATGGAAGTACATGATGTTGAAATGGTGATGAGTGCGGTAGCTGCTTCGCAGTACCCAACTGATCAATTACCTGAAATTGCGTTATCTGGTCGCTCGAATGTCGGTAAGTCTTCATTGATTAATAAATTAATCAATCGTAAGAGTTATGCCCGGACATCTAGCAAGCCAGGTAAGACACAGACTTTAAACTTTTACCGCGTTGAAAACGAACTTTACTTTGTCGATGTCCCTGGTTATGGGTATGCCAAAGTTTCAAAGAAGCAACGTGAGAAGTTTGGGCAAATTATCGAGGCTTATTTAACCAGCCGCTCAAATCTAAAGGGGCTTATTTCATTAATTGACGGCCGTCACGAACCAACCGATGATGATATCGCGATGTACGTTTTTGCGAAGTATTATGATATCCCTGTTTTAGTGGTTGCTACTAAGATGGATAAGATCTCAACGGGAAAATGGAATCGTCAAGAAAAAATCATCAAAGAAGCGCTTGATTTTAATCCAGTCGATCAATTTGTCTGCTTTAGCGCACTGACTGGTGCTGGTAAAGAGACAGTTTGGGAATGGATTGAAAAGCAATGTGCAATAGGGGGACAAGCATAATGGAATTTAATGACTATCAAAAGTTAGCCAACCGAACGTTATATGGTAACGAACAAGTGTTAACTAACTTAGCTTTGGGCTTAGCAAGTGAAAGTGGTGAAGTGGTTGATATCGTTAAAAAATATGCGTTCCAAGGCCACGAACTAGATGAAAAAATGATGTCTAAGAAAATCGGCGATGTGCTTTGGTATTTATCACAAATTGCGGAATGGAATAACCTCGACTTTGATAAAGTCGCGCGCGAAAACATTGAACAATTAAAACAACGCTACCCAGAAAGACACGCAGAATAAAGCGTACAATCGCGTTAACCGAAAGGCGATTGCAAATGACGCACGTTTAAACCAGCAAAAAGGCGGTAAGACAAAAATGAATTTGTCTTACCGCCTTTTTTGCTGTCTTTGTTTAATGCTTTTCTTTTTGTTCTGCATCTACCTTTTTTAATTTATCAGCTGTTTCTTCAACTTGTGCTTCAACTTTTTGGCGTTCTTCTGGTAGTGATGCGAATTTATCGAATAAACCGGTTAAATCGGTCTTGTTAGTGACTTTTAAGCCCATCGTAATCCCTCTTTTCTAATTTGCATCTATCATACCAGATAATAACGGTTTCGCCAATGATTCACTTTTTATAAATAAATATTGCATAATTATTTAATTGGTTGTATGATAGTCCTAATCAGAGGAGGAGATAATATGACGATTAAAAAATTACTCACTTTTGTTGGGTTACCATTCATGGTAATGTTAACGTTTTTCATGATTCAGCAGCAGCCCGTTTTGGCAGCTGGACAGACGGTTAGCCAAGTGCAAGCTAAAAAAACGTTGGTTTTGGGGACCAGCCCCGATTATGCACCTTATGAATTTTTAGTGAATAAAAACGGTAAGAACAAGATTGTCGGTATGGATATTCAAGTCGCACAGAAGCTAGCTGATGATTTAGGCGTTAAGTTAGTGGTGAAGTCGATGGACTTTGATGCGTTATTGGTTGGTTTGGAAACCGGTAAAGTCGATATGGTTATTTCGGCGATGTCACCAACGGATGAACGAAGCAAGAGTGTTGATTTTTCTGATGTTTATTATCTCGGTGGTCAATCAATCTTAGTCAATAAAGCTGATGCGAAGATTTACCACTCCAAAAATAGTTTTAACGGGAAAAAAGTGGGGGTCCAAACGGGGAGTCTCCAACAAACACTCGCTAAAAAGCAAATTAAAGATGCGCAGATTACGGGCTTGGCCAAAGTCCCAGATCTCGTCCTTGCATTAAAGAGTCATAAAATCGACGGGATTGTGGCGGAAGAACCAGTCGCAACCGCCTATGCAAGTAATGATCCAGAACTCGTTCAAATTAATGGGAAATTTGATTTAGGCGCAGACATGCAAGGATCAGCGATTGCCTTTCCAAAGGATTCGCCAACCTTAGTCGCTGCTGCTAATAAGAGTATCGGGCAAATTAAAAAGCAAAAATTAATTCCGCAATACTTAAAGAACGCGGGCCAACTCATGAAGGTCAATACGCACAACACTAGCATGTGGCACTATTGGTCATACTTCGCTAAAGGGATTGGCTACACATTATTCATTACGATTGTTTCAATTGCAATTGGGATTTTAATTGGGGTCCTCCTAGCCTTTGGGCGTTTGGCCAAGAATAAGTTGGTGCGTGCGCTGGCAGTCATGTATATCGAATTTGTTCGGGGCACACCGTTGATGATTCAAATCATGTTTGTCTACTTCGGGATTGGCTTATGGGTCAACATTCCAGCACTTTTGGCAGGGGTAATTGCCGTTTCCTTAAATAGTGCGGCGTATGTTGCTGAAATTATCCGTTCAGGGATCAATGCGATCGATGCTGGGCAAACTGAAGCTTCAAGAAGTTTAGGCTTGTCACAACGCGATACAATGCGTTACATTGTTTTACCACAAGCCCTGAAGAATATCTGGCCTGCTTTAGGGAACGAATTCATTTCTTTAATCAAGGAAAGTTCAATCGTTTCCATTATCGGGGTCACTGATTTAATTTATCAACTCAAAGTGGTTCAATCAGCAACTTATAAAGGCGTTGCACCGATTTTTGTTGCGATGGTGATCTACTTTATCATGACCTTTAGTCTCTCGAAACTTTTGAACTATGTGGAAAGGAAGATGCAACATGCTTAAGATTAATCAATTGGTTAAAAAATATGGGGACAACCTCGTGTTAAATGGTGTTAGTGGTGAAGTCCAAGCTGGTCAAGTGATTGTTGTCATCGGCCCTTCCGGTGGGGGTAAGAGTACGTTATTGCGGTGCTTGAACCGTTTAGAGGACCCAACGAGTGGCCAAGTTCTGTTTGAAGGCACCGATTTGATGACGTTATCTGAAAAACAGCTTGATCAGATTCGGACAAAGATGGGGATGGTTTTCCAAAACTTTAACCTTTTCCCCAATTTAACTGTCCTCGATAACTTAACGTTGGCGCCACAAAAAGTGAAGAAAGAATCAGCGGCCGAAACAACGGCTAAAGCAAAAGCGTTGCTTGAACGCGTTGGTTTAGCGGATAAGGCGGATGCTTATAGTGATCAACTCTCTGGTGGGCAGAAACAACGGATTGCAATTGCGCGGGCATTAGCGATGTCACCCGACGTATTGTTATTTGATGAACCGACATCTGCGCTCGATCCAGAAATGGTCGGCGAAGTCCTCAAGGTAATGCAAGACTTAGCACAAGAAGGGATGACAATGGTTGTTGTCACCCACGAAATGGGGTTTGCGCGCGAAGTGGCGGATGAAGTCTGGTTCATGGCAGATAGTCAAATTGTTGAAAAAGGGGACCCCGAAGCCATTTTTGACCATCCGCAAGAAGAACGGACGCAACAATTTTTAGCCAAGGTCCTAGCACAATAGTTGCAATTTAGCCAAAAACACGTAAAATAGAAAGACGAACACTTGTTTTTAATTAAAGGAGTGGTGTTTTTGGCAAGCGAACACATTGAACATAAATTAGCACTCTTACCCGCATTACCTGGTTGTTATATCATGAAGGATATCAATGCCAAGATTATCTATGTGGGTAAAGCAAAAAATCTTAAAAACCGCGTGCGCTCGTATTTCAAGAGTAGTCACGAAGGAAAAACGGCCAAATTGGTCTCTGAAATTGTCGATTTTGAAACAATCATCACATCGACAAATAAAGAGGCCTTTTTGTTGGAAATTACGTTAATCCAGAAACACCAACCTTACTTTAATATTAAACTTAAGCGGGGCACAGGCTACCCCTACATTAAAATTACGAATGAACGCGATCCGCGCCTACTGATCACGGGGGATGTCAAAAAAGATGGCGGCTTTTATTTTGGCCCTTATCCGGACGTGTATGCCGCCCAAGAAACATTGCGATTCTTACAACGGGTTTATCCTTTACGACGCTGTCAGGGACATCAAGGGCGGCCCTGTTTGTATTATCATATGGGTCAATGTTTGGGCGCGTGTTTCAAAGAAGTGCCTGAGAGTGTCTATGCGGCCCAAATCAAGGAGATTAAACGTTTCTTGAATGGGCAAGTTGATCCGGTTAAAAAAGAACTGACGGCCAAGATGACTACGGCTGCTGAAGAGATGCAGTTTGAACGCGCCGCAGAATTGCGCGATCAGCTCCACTACATTGAAGCCACCGTTGAAAAGCAGAAAATTATTTCTAACGATAATACCCCGCGCGATTTATTTGCCTTTTATTTGGATAAGGGCTGGTTATCGATTCAAATCTTCTTCATCCGCCAAGCACGGTTGATTCGGCGTGAAAAGCGGCTCTTCCCGTGTGTCAGCACACCTGAAGAAGAATTGGC
Proteins encoded in this window:
- a CDS encoding amino acid ABC transporter ATP-binding protein, whose amino-acid sequence is MLKINQLVKKYGDNLVLNGVSGEVQAGQVIVVIGPSGGGKSTLLRCLNRLEDPTSGQVLFEGTDLMTLSEKQLDQIRTKMGMVFQNFNLFPNLTVLDNLTLAPQKVKKESAAETTAKAKALLERVGLADKADAYSDQLSGGQKQRIAIARALAMSPDVLLFDEPTSALDPEMVGEVLKVMQDLAQEGMTMVVVTHEMGFAREVADEVWFMADSQIVEKGDPEAIFDHPQEERTQQFLAKVLAQ